From one Pseudoliparis swirei isolate HS2019 ecotype Mariana Trench chromosome 5, NWPU_hadal_v1, whole genome shotgun sequence genomic stretch:
- the LOC130193927 gene encoding interferon regulatory factor 4-like, translating into MNAEVDYGGSGSSGNGKLRQWLIEQVNCGTYPGLVWENDEKSIFRIPWKHAGKQDYNRDEDAALFKAWALFKGKFREGVDKPDPPTWKTRLRCALNKSNDFEELVERSQLDISDPYKVYRIIPESAKKRPRLEDSPLSPVSYQVHSPYPAVQTQIPQYVPTPEGGWRDFCQEQASLPELPFTHCPPRSLPWQGQSMENGYQLRASIYSYGPADIQPSAFYLDPSIRSAEALSDFRLHVSVYFRDSLVREVTTSSPEGCHITPCSPEEKHYLPPGGPEVVPLPVESLSAQSRTEECPPSPPATLERGVLLWMGPDGLYARRLCQGRVYWQGGLSQYGDKPNTLEREVTCKLLHTQDYLTEIQSYGLHGRPLPRFQVLLHFGDECLDLQRPRRTPTVQVEPLFARQLLYYAQQMGGHYFRSYEHPGVTDHINTAEDYQRTITHHHSSSLQE; encoded by the exons ATGAACGCAGAGGTGGATTACGGAGGCTCCGGGAGCAGCGGGAACGGGAAGCTGCGCCAGTGGCTCATCGAGCAGGTGAACTGCGGCACGTACCCCGGTCTGGTGTGGGAGAACGACGAGAAGAGCATCTTCCGGATACCGTGGAAACACGCCGGGAAACAGGACTACAACCGCGACGAGGACGCCGCGCTTTTCAAG GCCTGGGCACTGTTTAAAGGAAAGTTCCGGGAGGGGGTCGACAAGCCGGACCCGCCGACCTGGAAGACTCGCCTCCGCTGCGCGCTCAACAAGAGCAATGACTTTGAGGAGCTTGTGGAGAGAAGCCAGCTGGACATCTCAGACCCATACAAAGTGTACCGCATCATCCCCGAGAGCGCCAAGAAAA GACCCAGACTCGAGGACAGTCCTCTGAGTCCAGTGAGCTACCAGGTGCACTCCCCCTATCCTGCCGTTCAGACACAG ataccgCAGTATGTGCCCACACCAGAGGGTGGCTGGAGAGATTTCTGTCAGGAGCAGGCCTCCCTGCCTGAGCTGCCCTTCACTCACTGCCCCCCCCGCAGCCTGCCATGGCAGGGCCAGTCCATGGAGAATG GATACCAACTCAGAGCCTCCATTTACTCGTACGGTCCTGCTGACATTCAGCCCTCGGCTTTCTACCTGGACCCCAGCATCCGATCAGCGGAGGCGCTCTCAG ACTTCCGCCTGCACGTTTCTGTGTATTTCCGGGACTCTCTGGTGAGGGAGGTGACCACCTCCAGTCCCGAGGGCTGCCACATCACTCCCTGCTCGCCAGAAGAGAAGCACTACCTGCCTCCTGGAGGTCCTGAGGTGGTCCCCCTGCCTGTGGAGAGTCTCTCTGCCCAAAGCAGGACAGAGGAGTGTCCCCCGAGTCCCCCGGCCACCCTGGAGAGGGGCGTGTTACTGTGGATGGGCCCAGATGGACTCTACGCTCGCAGGCTGTGTCAGGGCAGAGTGTACTGGCAGGGAGGACTGTCCCAGTATGGAGACAAGCCCAACACACTGGAGAGAGAGGTCACCTGTAaactcctccacacacaggaCTACCTGACAG AAATCCAGAGCTACGGGCTCCACGGCCGGCCGCTGCCTCGTTTCCAGGTCCTCTTGCACTTTGGAGACGAGTGTCTGGACCTGCAGAGGCCAAGACGGACCCCCACAGTCCAG GTGGAGCCACTGTTTGCCAGGCAGCTCCTGTACTACGCCCAGCAGATGGGTGGCCACTACTTCCGCAGCTACGAGCACCCGGGAGTCACGGACCACATAAACACCGCTGAGGACTACCAGAGGACCATCACACATCACCACAGCAGCAGCCTGCAGGAGTGA